Within the Opitutaceae bacterium TAV5 genome, the region ATGCGCCGCGCACATTTGCTAATTTTGGCATAACGATGCCAAAAAAAGATCGCGCCCTTCGCGCCGGCCGGATTCACCTCGTGGCCGCTCGATGTTCGTTCACAGTTTTCGCCGGGCCGTCCCCGTTCGCTCCGCAAGCGACTGCGGGGCCGCACTCCGTCCCGGCGTCCGCAATTTTGAGGACTTCGCCGGATGCGGAGGCGCCGGAGTGGCACGGGAGAGTTTTTCCCCTGGTCAGGGTGATCCGCTCACGGTTTTGTCTCTCCGGTTTTCCGCTCCGGCGAAGCTCCCTCATGGTTATCCTTTACCTGATATGCCGGCCCCGGTAGCAGATTGCCCCGCTAACACACACCAACTTTCCCGGTTGCCACACCGCACCCTCCTGTGCGCCGGTCATGCCTTGTCTATCTGTCTTTATGGAATGGCTTCAAAACCTCTTCGCTCATGAATCCGTCGCCCGCACGGTCATCCTTCTCGGAGTCGCCGGCGGCGCGGGCATCGCTCTCGGAAAAATAAAAATCTGCAACATCGGGCTCGGCGCGGCCGGCGTCCTTTTCGCCGGACTGGCGCTCGGGCACTTCAAGCTGAGTTTCGATCACAACGTCCTCGAATTCGTGCGCGAGTTCGGGCTGATTCTTTTTGTCTACACGCTCGGGTTGCAGATCGGGCCCGGTTTTTTCGCCTCGCTGCGTTCGCGCGGGCTGATCCTCAACGGTTTTGCCGCGGCCATCGTGTTGTTCGGCGTCGCCGTCGCCGCCCTGTGGATCGGCACCGGCATGGTCGGGGTGCCCGCCGGCGTGGGCCTGCTCTCCGGCGCCACCACCAACACCCCGAGCCTCGCGGCGGCGGGGCAGGCGCTCGGGGAGGTCGGCGCGCCCGACGACGCCACCGCCATCCAGGGTCTCGCCTACGCCATCGCCTACCCGTTCGGCATCATCGGCATCATCCTCACGATGATCCTCGTGCGCGTATGGTTCCGGGTGAATGTGAAAAAGGAAGTCGAGGACGCCGAGGCCTCCCACCTGCCTTCCGTGCCGAAACCGACCACCCGCAACTTCGAGGTGCGCAACGTCAACCTCGACGGCCGCAAGCTCTCGGAAGTCCCCGGCCTCGCCGGCTCGGGCGTGGTCATCTCGCGCTTCTCGCGCAGCGGCGTCGTCGAGGTGGCCCGGCCCGACACGCGCCTGCAGCTCGGCGACATCCTCCACGCCGTCGGCCCGGAGGCCGGACTCGATTCCGTGAAAATCGTCATCGGCGCCGAAACCGGCGTGGACCTCAAGACGATCCCCGGCACGGTGACCAACCAGCGCCTGATCGTGACCAAGTCGGCCGTTTTCGGCAAACCGCTGGCCGGCCTCTCCACCTTCGCGCAACACCATGTAGTGGTCACGCGGGTACAACGCCAGGGGCTCGAGTTCACGCCTGCGCCCGGTTTCCGCCTGCAGTTCGGCGACGTGCTCATGGTGGTCGGCGAGCCGGCGCAGATCGAGGCCGTGGCCGCCGATCTCGGCAACTCGCGCAAGGCGCTCGACCTGCCGCAGCCCATGCCGTTTTTCTTCGGCATCGCCCTCGGCGTGCTCTTCGGCTCGATCCCGCTGTTCATCCCGGGCCTGCCGGCGGCGGTGAAGCTCGGCCTGGCCGGCGGACCGCTCGTGGTGGCCATCCTGCTCTCGCGCCTGACGACGACGGGGCCGCTCGTCTGGCACATGCCGCACAACGCCAACCACATGTTGCGCGAGATCGGCATCACGATGTTCCTGGCGGCGGTCGGCATCAAGTCGGGCGAGAAATTCGTGTCCGTGCTGCTCGGCGCCGACGGCCTGCGCTGGATGCTTTACGGCGCCGTCATCACCATCGTGCCGCTCCTCGTCGTCGCCGTGACCGCGCGGCTCTGGAAAAAGGTCAACTACGCCGAACTCTGCGGCATGCTCGCCGGCAGCATGACCGATCCGCCCGCGCTCGCCTTCGCACACCAGTCCACCGGCAGCGATGCTCCCGGCGTGGCCTACGCGACCGTGTACCCGCTGACCATGCTGCTGCGCATTTTTACCGGACAGCTCCTGGTGTTTCTCCTCTACAAGACCGCGACCGGCGGGTGAGCGGCGCCGACCGCCTCCCGCGATTTGCATCGTCACCGTTTCCGGCAACCTTGCGCGGCGATGAAACACTACACCTTCGCCCGGACATTTCGCGTGCTCTACGACAAGGCCGTCGGCCTCTACGCCAAAGGCCAGCGCGGCGCCGATACCTTTTTTAACGAACAGGAACAGGCGTGGCTCGCCGCCAACGGCATCACCCCGCAACACCTCTACGACTACGCCGAGGACCAGAACGGCGACGGCGAACCCGGCTACGACATCGCGCTCGGCATCGAAGGGGTGCGTCGCGACTATTTCCTCAACATCCAGGGCGGGCAACCGTCGCCCGGCCCGCTCCTCGACGAGGCCTCGCTGCCGCCCAAGGACGCCTCGGTGGCCGGCATCGTCTGGCTCCCCCGCATCATCCCCAAAGCCCGCGCCAAGCTTCACGGCGAACTGCCCGCCTCGCTCATGTACTGCTGCGGCGGCGACCGCCATTTTTTCAAGAGCAACGACATCTACCCTGCCGAGTTCCTCTCGCTCGTCTGGCGGGCCGGAAACAACGATCAGGCCATCATCGACCAGGTCGCCCGCCGGATCGCGTCGCGATCGTGATAAAAAAGGAGCGGCGGCATTCCTGCCGCTGCAGACGAGGCGCAACACGCCTCGCCCCCCCGCGGGTGGCACGCCGCGAATTTTCCAAACCGGCGACGCTTTGCGTCGTCGCAGCGGCAGGAATGCCGCCGCTCCTTTCGGCCGCTCCGTCAACGGACACAAAAAATCCCGCGCATTCAGCAGGCGCGGGATTTTTTCGTTTCCGGCTTTCCGCCGTCGGCGCGTCAGTTGTCGGAAGGCGCTTTTTTCGAAGTCGAGGCGAGTTTCGGTGAACCCGTCTTTTTTTTCCGGTCGTTCCCGTCCTCGTCATCGTCGTCGTCCTCATCCATGACCTGGGCCTTCTTGAACTCCTTGATCGACTGACCCAGACCGCGGGCCAGCGCCGGCAATTTGGCACCGCCAAAGAGCAGAAGCACAATGACGAGGATGACAATCAGCTCGGTACCGCCGATGCCCATAAACCCTGCGAGGAGGGGGAGATCAAGAGTCATGCCATCAATCTGGCCCGGAGACTGCCCGAGTAAAGGGGGAAACGCAGATTTGCCGGACGCCGCTGACGCGGCGGCGTCCGGGTGTAGGGTTCAGAGTTTGGAGTTTCGGCAATGTGGCACCTGCCAACCACTCTGAACCCTGAACTCTAAACTCTGAACCCTGAACCCTGAACCCTGTTGTAACCGCCAGCGGCTGAGCCGCTGGCGG harbors:
- a CDS encoding permease, which codes for MEWLQNLFAHESVARTVILLGVAGGAGIALGKIKICNIGLGAAGVLFAGLALGHFKLSFDHNVLEFVREFGLILFVYTLGLQIGPGFFASLRSRGLILNGFAAAIVLFGVAVAALWIGTGMVGVPAGVGLLSGATTNTPSLAAAGQALGEVGAPDDATAIQGLAYAIAYPFGIIGIILTMILVRVWFRVNVKKEVEDAEASHLPSVPKPTTRNFEVRNVNLDGRKLSEVPGLAGSGVVISRFSRSGVVEVARPDTRLQLGDILHAVGPEAGLDSVKIVIGAETGVDLKTIPGTVTNQRLIVTKSAVFGKPLAGLSTFAQHHVVVTRVQRQGLEFTPAPGFRLQFGDVLMVVGEPAQIEAVAADLGNSRKALDLPQPMPFFFGIALGVLFGSIPLFIPGLPAAVKLGLAGGPLVVAILLSRLTTTGPLVWHMPHNANHMLREIGITMFLAAVGIKSGEKFVSVLLGADGLRWMLYGAVITIVPLLVVAVTARLWKKVNYAELCGMLAGSMTDPPALAFAHQSTGSDAPGVAYATVYPLTMLLRIFTGQLLVFLLYKTATGG
- a CDS encoding preprotein translocase TatA; its protein translation is MTLDLPLLAGFMGIGGTELIVILVIVLLLFGGAKLPALARGLGQSIKEFKKAQVMDEDDDDDEDGNDRKKKTGSPKLASTSKKAPSDN